From the Candidatus Krumholzibacteriota bacterium genome, one window contains:
- a CDS encoding pyrimidine dimer DNA glycosylase/endonuclease V has protein sequence MNIFVLDYEIQKCAEYHADQHVLKMILESTQMLCTVLNELGLRAPYKSTHLHHPCTLWAGDSFENWKWLQALTLSLNEEYRYRFVSEKDHKSAIIARELPDPPIDNRGLTAFAQAMPDEYKCSGDAVKAYRQFYVAEKAHFATWTKRPVPDWFES, from the coding sequence CCGAGTACCATGCCGATCAACACGTTTTGAAGATGATTCTTGAAAGTACACAAATGCTCTGCACTGTACTAAACGAATTGGGTCTGCGGGCTCCTTACAAATCGACCCATCTTCATCATCCCTGTACTTTGTGGGCTGGCGATTCTTTTGAAAACTGGAAATGGCTGCAGGCTCTGACGCTCAGTCTCAATGAAGAATATAGATATCGTTTCGTCAGTGAAAAGGACCACAAATCGGCTATAATTGCTCGAGAATTACCTGATCCTCCAATCGATAATCGTGGCCTTACAGCTTTTGCTCAGGCAATGCCTGATGAGTATAAGTGTTCTGGTGATGCTGTTAAAGCATATAGACAGTTTTACGTTGCTGAAAAAGCTCATTTCGCAACATGGACAAAAAGACCTGTTCCTGATTGGTTTGAAAGCTGA
- a CDS encoding PKD domain-containing protein: protein MHLRHFKRSLAVALLLAVAVTSGLWLSCSDQANMPNEPVKIDTQAKYSVNHPKVKEVMAVQDRHTDRLFTHPEVVGTGTGLNEDGELAVVVYTASAVDQIPVDLESLVNDAALDAIPEFVEGIPLVAKETGRFKIFADPTARFARPVPIGVSTGHPDITAGTIGCRVKDGSGNVYALSNNHVYANINEASIGDNELQPGPYDGGQDPEDAIGTLYDYEPILFDGSSNYIDAAIAATTTGNVGTSTPDGDGYGTPSSTIKSAQIGMKVQKYGRTTVWTHGEVSELNVTVEVCYETRGPYSCVKSAVFVDQISITPGTFSGGGDSGSLIVTDDSNANPVALLFAGSSDYTLANPIDAVLNRFNVTVDDASGGTTNYPPTADFTYTTTDLTADFTDQSTDSDGSIASWSWDFGDGATSTSQNPSHTYGSDGTYTVYLTVTDDDGATDTASQDVTVSSSTTNNPPTADFTYTTTDLTADFTDQSTDSDGSIASWSWDFGDGATSTSQNPSHTYGSDGTYTVYLTVTDDDGATDTASQDVTVTSSSTDITLTVTGYKVRGRKHADLEWSGATGTDVEIYRDGVLITTTANDGFYTDATDQVGGGSFTYKVCEIGGSPCSNQVTVTY from the coding sequence ATGCATTTAAGACATTTCAAAAGAAGCCTTGCGGTCGCGTTGCTTCTGGCCGTAGCAGTTACTTCCGGCTTATGGCTAAGCTGCAGCGACCAGGCCAATATGCCGAACGAGCCCGTTAAGATTGACACGCAAGCAAAGTACAGTGTAAACCATCCGAAGGTTAAAGAGGTAATGGCTGTTCAGGACCGGCATACTGATCGTCTATTCACCCACCCTGAAGTAGTAGGAACAGGAACAGGGCTTAATGAAGACGGCGAGCTTGCTGTGGTGGTCTACACCGCCTCAGCGGTTGACCAGATACCTGTAGATCTTGAGTCTCTGGTAAACGATGCTGCTCTGGATGCTATTCCGGAGTTTGTCGAAGGCATACCTCTGGTAGCAAAGGAAACTGGCAGATTCAAGATCTTTGCAGACCCCACCGCCAGATTTGCTCGCCCGGTACCGATCGGCGTATCCACCGGCCATCCGGACATTACCGCCGGCACGATCGGCTGCAGGGTAAAGGATGGCTCAGGGAATGTATATGCGCTGAGCAACAATCACGTTTATGCAAACATAAATGAAGCTTCCATAGGTGACAACGAGCTTCAGCCCGGACCGTACGACGGTGGGCAAGACCCCGAGGATGCCATAGGGACACTTTACGATTACGAGCCGATCCTTTTCGACGGAAGCAGCAACTATATCGATGCTGCGATCGCGGCGACAACCACCGGTAATGTAGGGACCTCCACACCTGACGGCGACGGTTACGGCACTCCCAGTTCAACGATAAAGAGTGCACAGATCGGAATGAAGGTCCAGAAGTACGGTCGTACCACAGTCTGGACACATGGTGAGGTTTCCGAACTGAACGTGACCGTGGAGGTCTGCTATGAGACCCGCGGCCCGTACAGCTGCGTAAAGTCAGCCGTTTTCGTGGATCAGATATCGATTACCCCCGGAACATTCAGTGGCGGAGGCGATTCCGGTTCTCTGATCGTAACAGACGACAGCAACGCGAATCCGGTTGCCCTGCTGTTTGCCGGAAGTTCCGATTATACTCTGGCGAACCCGATAGACGCAGTTCTGAATAGATTCAACGTGACAGTGGACGATGCCAGCGGCGGAACCACAAATTATCCGCCTACGGCTGATTTCACCTATACCACCACAGACCTGACAGCTGATTTCACCGATCAGAGTACCGATTCTGACGGAAGCATTGCCAGCTGGAGCTGGGACTTCGGAGACGGCGCTACATCGACCTCTCAGAACCCTTCGCACACCTACGGCAGTGACGGTACCTATACCGTCTATCTGACCGTTACCGACGATGACGGCGCTACCGACACGGCCTCTCAGGATGTGACGGTATCGAGCAGTACCACAAACAACCCGCCAACAGCTGATTTCACCTATACCACCACAGACCTGACAGCTGATTTCACCGATCAGAGTACCGATTCTGACGGAAGCATTGCCAGCTGGAGCTGGGACTTCGGAGACGGCGCTACATCGACCTCTCAGAACCCTTCGCACACCTACGGCAGTGACGGTACCTATACCGTCTATCTGACCGTTACCGACGATGACGGCGCTACCGACACGGCCTCTCAGGATGTCACAGTAACCAGCAGCAGCACTGATATCACCCTGACCGTTACCGGTTACAAGGTGCGCGGACGCAAGCATGCCGACCTTGAATGGAGCGGTGCAACAGGGACCGACGTGGAAATCTACCGTGACGGTGTACTGATCACCACTACTGCCAATGACGGATTTTACACCGACGCCACAGATCAAGTTGGAGGAGGATCGTTCACATACAAGGTATGTGAAATTGGCGGCTCTCCATGCTCGAATCAGGTGACAGTAACCTATTAA
- a CDS encoding FlgD immunoglobulin-like domain containing protein yields the protein MIKLLKTSLLTALSLMIIGAPLLLADWIESGTPVCTNSSLQTRIRMTTDGANGAVLAWEDYRDGDWHIYAQRIDSYGSAQWTVDGIRVSDPLYAYESIELNHDIEAIGFSGSVVLAWEDHLSQETDLYCQILTSSGTPLLIDNETILCDYSSDQVTPQILYNQYDRIIITWFDNRSSGWAIYAQRLTPSGRQLWAGGGKLVVNLYSDHLNSDITFGGGGESIIAFEDYRYADVDIFAESFDTTGTVEWSGGIDVCTAAGDQTEPKVVSDGKTLGAIFAWLDFRDGTDLDIYAQRVDQSGNPQWTTDGVVICAAGQDQLSLQLIPDESANPSGAIMVWVDWRNYLGNGTDIYAQRIDGSGTVLWTAHGVQVCGASGFQTDVHAVMDCSGGAIVTWRDHRNGSDDEVYAQRIDPSGNMLWEPDGVNLSVEAANQLETRVVCDEDGPAIVAWEDFRSGHEDIYAQMIDFEERVGYLPPIILSASDIPGDEGGLVRLTIERSTWDDAGWHSHPVSTYNVWRRVDDPVLLSAIEEGTYDPIKGEVSREFLQAADFPPGTWEIIGSFAACQETEYIYAAGTLADSTSGGIPWSAYLISIHTTIPSIWYMSEPDSGYSVDNNSPTPPMALSGEQSQSPEGLQLSWDENEENDLWYYAVYRGTEETFTPGTGNMIATPTDPEYFDGGWEWETCYWYKLSAVDIHGNESGYALLGPAEITGDDMLPVPEASYLSQNYPNPFNPRTTISFGLKQPSRVMLAVYDAAGRRVKTLLDGDLPAGTYEESWDGRDDSGSIAASGVYFYKLTANDFSETRKMILLR from the coding sequence ATGATAAAACTTCTGAAAACATCTCTTCTGACGGCTCTGTCTCTTATGATCATAGGGGCTCCCCTGCTGCTCGCGGACTGGATCGAGTCGGGAACGCCCGTATGCACAAATTCGAGCCTTCAAACGAGAATACGGATGACAACCGACGGGGCGAACGGCGCAGTCCTCGCGTGGGAGGATTACAGGGACGGGGACTGGCACATCTACGCGCAGCGGATCGATTCATACGGCAGCGCGCAATGGACGGTCGACGGGATCCGTGTCTCCGATCCCTTGTACGCGTACGAATCGATCGAGCTGAACCATGATATCGAGGCGATCGGATTTAGTGGATCGGTAGTCCTGGCGTGGGAGGATCATCTTTCACAGGAAACAGATTTATATTGCCAGATCCTGACCTCCTCCGGAACTCCCCTGCTCATAGACAATGAGACGATACTATGCGATTATTCGAGTGATCAGGTAACACCGCAGATTCTTTATAATCAATACGACAGGATAATCATCACCTGGTTCGACAATCGATCGTCAGGCTGGGCTATCTACGCGCAGCGCCTGACCCCGTCAGGGAGGCAACTCTGGGCCGGCGGTGGAAAGCTTGTTGTCAACCTTTATTCGGATCATCTCAATTCGGATATAACTTTCGGGGGGGGAGGCGAATCGATAATAGCGTTCGAGGACTACCGCTATGCTGATGTCGACATCTTCGCCGAGAGTTTCGATACCACGGGTACGGTCGAGTGGAGCGGCGGGATAGACGTGTGCACCGCTGCCGGAGACCAGACAGAACCGAAGGTGGTGTCTGATGGAAAAACCCTGGGAGCGATCTTCGCGTGGCTGGACTTCCGCGACGGTACGGATCTCGATATATACGCCCAGAGGGTGGACCAGTCCGGAAATCCCCAATGGACTACCGACGGGGTCGTGATATGCGCGGCGGGGCAAGACCAGCTCTCCTTGCAGTTGATCCCGGATGAATCAGCTAATCCCTCGGGAGCTATCATGGTATGGGTCGATTGGCGAAATTATCTCGGTAATGGAACCGACATCTACGCCCAGCGGATAGACGGATCGGGGACGGTGCTCTGGACCGCACACGGAGTTCAGGTATGCGGCGCCTCCGGATTTCAGACAGACGTACATGCAGTCATGGATTGCAGCGGTGGAGCGATAGTTACCTGGAGAGACCATAGAAACGGGTCGGATGATGAAGTATACGCCCAGCGGATAGATCCTTCGGGAAACATGCTGTGGGAACCCGACGGTGTCAATCTGTCGGTCGAGGCGGCAAATCAGTTAGAGACGCGGGTAGTCTGCGACGAGGACGGTCCCGCTATCGTCGCCTGGGAGGATTTCCGCAGCGGGCACGAGGACATATATGCCCAGATGATCGACTTCGAAGAGCGGGTCGGGTACCTGCCGCCGATTATACTGTCGGCCTCCGATATCCCCGGTGACGAGGGCGGTCTTGTGAGGCTCACGATCGAACGCAGTACGTGGGACGACGCCGGATGGCACAGCCATCCAGTGTCGACGTACAACGTCTGGAGGCGTGTGGACGACCCCGTGCTTCTCTCGGCGATCGAAGAAGGGACATACGATCCTATAAAGGGCGAGGTATCGCGGGAGTTTCTGCAGGCCGCCGACTTCCCGCCCGGCACGTGGGAGATCATCGGAAGCTTTGCCGCCTGCCAGGAGACGGAGTACATCTACGCCGCGGGTACGCTGGCCGATTCTACCTCCGGCGGCATCCCTTGGTCGGCATACCTGATCAGCATCCACACGACGATCCCCTCGATCTGGTACATGAGCGAGCCCGACAGCGGGTACTCGGTCGACAACAACTCGCCCACCCCACCAATGGCTCTGTCGGGCGAACAGTCGCAGAGCCCCGAAGGGCTCCAGCTCAGTTGGGACGAGAACGAGGAGAACGACCTCTGGTACTACGCCGTCTACCGCGGGACCGAAGAGACCTTCACCCCCGGCACGGGCAACATGATCGCCACTCCGACAGACCCGGAATACTTCGACGGCGGCTGGGAGTGGGAGACCTGCTACTGGTACAAGCTCTCCGCGGTTGATATACACGGTAACGAGAGCGGGTATGCCTTGCTCGGCCCGGCCGAAATAACCGGCGACGATATGCTCCCTGTGCCGGAGGCAAGCTACCTCAGCCAGAACTACCCCAATCCCTTCAACCCGCGTACGACGATAAGTTTCGGTCTGAAGCAGCCCTCGCGCGTGATGCTGGCTGTCTACGATGCCGCGGGCAGGCGTGTGAAAACCCTGCTCGACGGGGACCTCCCGGCCGGCACATACGAGGAGAGTTGGGACGGCCGCGACGACTCGGGCTCAATAGCAGCGAGCGGCGTGTATTTCTACAAGCTAACCGCGAACGATTTCTCGGAGACGAGGAAGATGATCCTGCTCAGATGA
- a CDS encoding TetR/AcrR family transcriptional regulator: protein METFTKRQQEIINAAIKLISEKGIQQLTIKNLSGEIGIAEGGIYRHFKSKIDILLAILVSFENRIGAVAKKLESTDNSDALTKLETTFDEAFKNFKANPVLAAVIFSEEIFQNDKRLSNKVFGIMKQNQETIQSIIKSGQQSQCIRSDISNIQLALIIMGALRLMVTQWRLSGFAFDLESEGRQLWSSIRRILAD, encoded by the coding sequence ATGGAAACTTTTACCAAGAGACAACAGGAAATCATCAACGCCGCCATCAAGTTAATATCCGAAAAAGGGATTCAGCAATTAACAATCAAAAACCTTTCGGGAGAAATCGGTATTGCCGAGGGGGGTATATATCGTCATTTTAAAAGCAAAATTGATATTCTGTTGGCAATCCTGGTCAGTTTTGAAAACAGGATCGGAGCGGTCGCCAAAAAGCTGGAATCAACTGATAATAGCGATGCTCTCACCAAACTGGAAACTACTTTTGATGAGGCTTTTAAAAACTTTAAAGCCAATCCGGTCCTTGCGGCGGTTATTTTTTCCGAAGAAATATTTCAGAATGATAAGAGGCTGTCTAATAAGGTCTTTGGGATCATGAAACAGAACCAGGAAACAATTCAGAGCATTATTAAATCCGGCCAGCAATCCCAATGTATTCGGTCCGATATCTCAAATATACAGCTTGCTCTAATTATCATGGGAGCACTGAGACTTATGGTTACTCAGTGGAGGCTCTCAGGATTTGCTTTCGACCTGGAATCTGAAGGCCGTCAACTCTGGAGCAGCATAAGAAGGATATTGGCTGATTAA
- a CDS encoding MMPL family transporter → MKYALKYPKMVLAISLLITAAFFIVMRQNSRMETDLDDYMPQNHPDFVYSNKAEEWFNIKDGIIIAIENRNGIYNTSTLEKVESLTKKLQGMEEIEKDDVTSLYTADNIIGTDTGLDVSPFYRKVPQSEEKLTALRINVRDNKMAYERIVSSDETVTVIIAEIGEDTFSQEFYRRLINLAEEYEGPEKLYVAGRPIVEGTMAYLGPRDMKRMVPIVILVIIIVLLMVQRSIKAAIFTLLVVFFSVICVFGLMAAVGVPIYAVSTMIPVMLIAIGVADGIHLYSHLHIFMKADPQADTKTAVSDMLNEMWKPVVMTSVTTAVGFISLLTSEVYPIKYFGLFTAFGVLAAMAFSLFLIPAGLLTFGLPRWKNKNSNTRENENRFLNAIARLVIKHKYFTLVLTALIIIISIFGMTNVWINSSFLDKFEEDSDIVSTDAFINKHFGGTSTLNVILDSENPDAFKKPQILRKIDKLQTDVESSLQVVGSSFALTDYLERMNKVMHADSAKYDVIPESKELVAQYLLLYEMSGDPENLWKVVDYNYQKANLTFQLKSDNSIALNRAIDKIEEYKPDLEKSGVTVNYAGSGYKALIFTDLILEGQIKSLIISLAIVVLLLSLMFKNAMAGIIGSVPITITAVISFGVMGLLNIPLSTTTALLSSIAIGIGIDYAVHFIERYKIYAAETGDPQLTGHKTMQHSGRAIVFNALVVISGFLVLLTSVFPPNRALGALVSMNMFTSFLGTVTVMYLLLRLSNIFFKQREKEL, encoded by the coding sequence ATGAAATATGCGCTGAAATATCCGAAAATGGTACTGGCCATAAGCCTGTTGATAACGGCAGCCTTTTTTATTGTAATGCGGCAAAACAGCCGGATGGAGACCGACCTTGATGACTATATGCCACAGAATCATCCCGATTTTGTTTACAGTAACAAGGCGGAAGAATGGTTTAATATTAAAGACGGTATTATCATCGCAATTGAAAACAGAAATGGTATTTATAATACGTCAACTCTTGAGAAAGTGGAATCCCTGACGAAAAAATTGCAAGGCATGGAAGAAATTGAAAAAGACGATGTAACTTCCCTTTATACTGCCGACAATATCATTGGGACTGACACGGGTTTGGACGTCAGTCCCTTTTACAGGAAAGTGCCTCAAAGCGAGGAAAAACTGACTGCCCTGAGAATCAACGTTCGCGACAATAAAATGGCCTACGAACGGATAGTGAGCAGCGACGAAACCGTGACTGTCATAATCGCTGAAATAGGCGAAGATACCTTTTCGCAGGAATTTTATCGCCGACTGATAAATCTCGCTGAAGAGTACGAAGGTCCGGAAAAACTGTATGTGGCTGGCCGGCCTATTGTTGAAGGAACAATGGCTTATCTGGGGCCGCGGGACATGAAACGTATGGTGCCGATTGTCATTCTGGTAATAATTATTGTTTTACTGATGGTACAGCGCAGCATAAAAGCAGCAATATTCACACTACTCGTTGTATTTTTCAGCGTGATCTGTGTTTTCGGGCTAATGGCTGCGGTAGGGGTCCCCATTTACGCGGTATCCACAATGATACCGGTCATGTTGATTGCCATCGGGGTGGCAGATGGTATTCATTTATATAGTCATCTGCATATTTTTATGAAAGCTGATCCACAAGCCGACACAAAAACGGCTGTGTCCGATATGCTCAATGAAATGTGGAAGCCGGTAGTAATGACCTCGGTGACAACAGCGGTTGGATTTATTTCACTGTTAACCTCTGAAGTCTATCCCATCAAATATTTCGGTCTCTTCACTGCCTTTGGGGTCTTGGCCGCGATGGCATTTTCACTGTTTCTCATTCCGGCTGGTTTACTCACTTTTGGATTGCCCCGGTGGAAAAATAAAAATTCAAATACTCGAGAAAATGAAAATAGATTTCTGAATGCCATTGCCAGGTTGGTGATAAAACATAAATACTTTACTCTGGTGTTGACAGCTTTGATTATAATAATTTCAATTTTCGGTATGACTAATGTCTGGATCAATTCCAGTTTTTTAGATAAATTCGAAGAAGACAGCGACATTGTAAGTACAGACGCTTTTATCAACAAACATTTTGGAGGTACTTCGACATTGAATGTGATCCTGGATTCCGAAAATCCGGATGCCTTCAAGAAGCCGCAGATTCTGAGAAAAATTGACAAACTGCAGACCGATGTGGAGAGTTCGCTGCAAGTGGTGGGAAGTTCCTTTGCCCTTACCGATTACCTCGAGCGTATGAATAAAGTCATGCATGCCGACAGCGCCAAGTATGATGTTATTCCGGAAAGCAAGGAACTGGTAGCTCAGTATCTGCTATTGTACGAAATGTCAGGAGATCCGGAGAATCTCTGGAAAGTAGTGGATTACAATTATCAGAAAGCCAATCTGACCTTTCAGCTGAAAAGCGACAATTCCATCGCCCTGAACCGCGCTATTGACAAAATCGAAGAGTATAAGCCCGATTTGGAAAAATCAGGAGTTACTGTCAATTATGCCGGGTCCGGCTACAAAGCTCTGATTTTTACCGACCTGATCCTTGAAGGACAGATAAAAAGCCTGATAATTTCACTGGCTATCGTAGTATTGCTGCTCTCTCTCATGTTTAAAAACGCGATGGCAGGCATTATCGGCTCCGTACCGATTACGATCACCGCAGTGATAAGTTTCGGAGTGATGGGTTTGCTTAACATCCCATTAAGCACAACTACAGCTTTGCTTTCCAGTATTGCCATCGGGATTGGGATAGATTACGCCGTTCATTTCATTGAGCGGTACAAAATCTACGCGGCTGAAACCGGTGATCCTCAGTTAACCGGCCATAAAACCATGCAGCATTCCGGAAGGGCCATCGTATTTAATGCTTTAGTGGTAATCTCCGGATTCCTGGTTCTGCTGACTTCGGTATTTCCGCCAAACAGGGCGCTGGGAGCTCTCGTTTCCATGAATATGTTCACCAGCTTCCTGGGAACAGTAACTGTCATGTATCTTCTGCTGAGACTTTCAAATATTTTCTTCAAACAAAGAGAAAAGGAGTTGTAA
- a CDS encoding outer membrane lipoprotein-sorting protein produces the protein MKCWKIIFSLMIVSMSIPLPSLALEDISGLEIIQNVYTRPTGSDQEGKLTMTLINSRGEKRMREIKQYIKDFGSEEKKIMFFISPADIRNTSFMNWSYDKEGRDDDQWIYLPALKRVKRISSDSKSDYFMGSDFTYDDLGDRHPSEDTHKLLRQEKVDGEDCYVVESIPKEEGYMYSRTLTWVIKEKWVGLKKEFYDEDGEHLKTLSVKKYEKIKDYWIITNSQMQNVQKDHVTNMLLEDLKIDTGLKDNLFTERMMRRGMY, from the coding sequence ATGAAATGCTGGAAAATCATTTTCAGTCTAATGATTGTTTCAATGTCTATTCCACTTCCGTCACTTGCCCTGGAGGATATAAGCGGACTGGAAATTATTCAGAATGTCTACACCCGCCCGACAGGCTCTGACCAGGAAGGCAAACTTACCATGACCCTGATTAATTCCCGCGGTGAAAAACGAATGCGCGAAATCAAACAGTACATCAAAGATTTCGGCTCCGAAGAAAAGAAGATCATGTTTTTTATCTCTCCTGCAGATATTCGCAATACTTCCTTTATGAACTGGAGTTATGATAAGGAGGGGCGGGATGATGACCAGTGGATCTATTTACCTGCCTTAAAAAGAGTAAAACGCATTTCCAGCGACAGCAAGAGTGACTATTTCATGGGTTCGGATTTCACATATGATGATCTGGGCGACCGGCACCCATCAGAAGATACGCATAAGCTGCTGCGGCAGGAAAAGGTCGACGGCGAAGACTGCTACGTCGTGGAAAGCATTCCCAAAGAAGAAGGATATATGTACTCCCGCACTCTTACCTGGGTCATCAAAGAAAAATGGGTCGGGTTGAAAAAGGAGTTTTATGACGAAGATGGCGAACACCTCAAGACACTGAGTGTAAAGAAGTATGAAAAAATCAAAGATTACTGGATCATTACAAACAGCCAGATGCAAAATGTTCAGAAAGATCATGTCACAAACATGTTGCTGGAAGATTTGAAAATTGACACCGGCCTTAAGGACAACTTGTTTACGGAACGTATGATGAGAAGGGGTATGTATTGA
- a CDS encoding DUF1302 family protein, with protein sequence MKNICRMQTILFRKLRFFLLIALAFCFSTTAMAQDLFMSGYVRNYTGALINEGGEYSIIQNTFNLNLEHSKSNVSFKVNPYIYQYSEKEQETGLRQAYMDIYFKSIDLRIGKQQIIWGKADGVFITDIISPKDMSEFLLPDFEEIRMGVTAVKADYYRGNQTFEVVWLPVFTPTRLPDESSIWSPEIQFPMTPQFDYSQQKVTGSLENSEWFIKYSALTSAIDYELMAGYAWDDDPTMHIEKDIDPETMQLTGLTVIPQHHRLTIAGGSLSSTLGPVVLRGEGAFYSGKYFNSADPEASRGVAEKNYLHYLAGLDYTLMGINISGQFIQESILDYDPMIGRDEFENTVTLLLREDFLRETLTLELFYYIGLNNNDALIRPSIYYDLYDGFELLAGANLFIGEEGRFGQYDENDMVYAKLKYSF encoded by the coding sequence TTGAAGAATATTTGCAGAATGCAGACCATACTTTTCAGAAAGCTCAGATTTTTTCTGTTAATCGCGCTGGCTTTTTGCTTTTCAACCACCGCAATGGCACAGGACCTGTTCATGAGCGGATATGTCCGGAATTACACAGGCGCTTTGATCAATGAAGGTGGTGAATATTCCATCATTCAGAATACATTCAATCTGAACCTGGAACACAGCAAGAGCAATGTTTCTTTTAAAGTAAATCCCTATATCTATCAATACAGTGAAAAAGAGCAGGAAACAGGGCTGCGCCAGGCGTACATGGATATCTATTTCAAATCTATCGACTTGCGTATAGGAAAACAGCAGATCATCTGGGGAAAAGCTGACGGAGTATTTATTACCGATATCATTTCTCCCAAGGACATGAGCGAATTCCTGCTGCCGGACTTCGAAGAAATCAGAATGGGAGTTACGGCCGTGAAGGCCGATTATTATCGGGGAAACCAGACGTTTGAAGTGGTTTGGCTACCGGTTTTTACACCGACACGGCTGCCTGACGAATCTTCCATCTGGTCGCCGGAAATTCAATTTCCCATGACTCCTCAATTTGATTATTCTCAGCAGAAAGTGACCGGATCCCTGGAGAACAGCGAATGGTTTATCAAATATTCCGCACTCACTTCGGCCATCGATTATGAACTGATGGCCGGTTATGCCTGGGACGACGATCCCACTATGCACATCGAAAAAGACATTGATCCTGAAACAATGCAGTTAACCGGCCTGACGGTGATTCCCCAGCATCACCGGCTGACCATTGCAGGCGGGAGTCTCAGCAGCACCCTGGGGCCGGTTGTTCTGCGCGGTGAAGGGGCTTTCTATTCGGGTAAATATTTTAACTCTGCTGATCCTGAAGCCAGCCGGGGCGTTGCGGAGAAAAATTATCTACATTACCTGGCGGGCCTTGATTACACTTTGATGGGTATCAATATCAGCGGCCAGTTCATTCAGGAGAGCATTCTGGATTACGACCCCATGATTGGCCGGGATGAATTCGAAAATACGGTCACTTTATTGTTGCGCGAGGATTTTCTTCGTGAAACTCTGACTCTGGAGCTGTTTTACTATATCGGGTTGAATAACAATGACGCCCTTATTCGTCCGAGCATCTATTATGATCTTTATGACGGGTTTGAACTTCTGGCGGGAGCCAATCTTTTCATCGGAGAAGAAGGTCGTTTCGGGCAGTACGATGAAAACGATATGGTTTACGCAAAATTAAAGTATAGTTTTTAA
- a CDS encoding universal stress protein: MLKVKKILCPIDFSESSYKALEMACGYANHFAADLILVHVIAPVPTMMAGPEPTMAFDVSTYEDHLMKTNEEHIKKVADERVSDDIDVKPMILRGDPGDQIIRISDEEEVDLTVISSRGHSSFKEMLFGSVAERVIRHSSNPVLSIR; encoded by the coding sequence ATGCTTAAGGTAAAGAAGATTCTCTGTCCTATTGATTTCAGCGAGAGTTCTTACAAAGCTCTGGAGATGGCGTGCGGATACGCGAATCATTTCGCGGCAGACCTGATCCTGGTCCACGTAATTGCGCCCGTACCCACCATGATGGCCGGTCCCGAACCCACAATGGCCTTCGACGTAAGCACGTACGAAGATCATCTCATGAAAACCAACGAGGAACACATCAAAAAGGTCGCAGACGAGAGAGTTTCGGACGATATCGATGTAAAACCGATGATCCTTAGAGGCGATCCGGGCGATCAAATTATAAGGATTTCCGACGAGGAGGAAGTGGACCTTACCGTAATATCATCCAGAGGGCATTCCTCTTTCAAGGAGATGCTGTTCGGATCGGTAGCGGAAAGGGTAATAAGACATTCCAGTAATCCTGTTCTCTCAATAAGGTAG